The genomic segment TAGCTTACAACGAATGAAAAAAGCCCTGGATACCGCACGAACGGAAAATGACAAAGACCCATACCCTGAGAGCTTTGAAGATTACACGTTACTAGCGTATACTTATGTTAACGACCGAGGCGAAACGGTTACCATGTGGCTACTCGAAAAAGATGGCAAACGAGCAAATAACAAAGAACTACAAGCTTTCTTAGAAGAACACGGCAACGACCTAAACCCTGTTCTCTACACAGAACTTTCCGGCGAAGAACTCGAGCGCAAAGTGAATGACGCATGGAAAGACGGCGTGAATTACTTAAACGGCCAAAAAGTCTCCGGTCCGAGCGCGGGTATCTTAAAATCTTTCGCGTACGTTGCGAGTATGAAAGACGCGATGGACGATGCGGGGTTAACGGAGATGAGTTTAAGTTTAGGATTTGGGATTGCGGCAGCTAGAAATAAAGCGATTATATCCAAGAAAACCCGTGAACCTGAAACAAATAGAGTGGATACAAATCAAAGAGAAAGAATACTAAAAAACATCGAAGAAAGCAAAAAAGCCAGAGAAGCTTCCAACTTTAAAGATTATCTAAAAAGAGAAAAAATAGTTTTAGAAAAAATAAAAAAAAGAAATAGCAAAAAAACTGTCGAATCAAATTTAGGAAATGAAATAGACATAACGCCCCTAGCTAATCATAAAACTGTTGAGAGTAATCCTGGGCCATATGGAGAACCAAACAGTAGCGTAGATATTTTAGATAAGAAAGGTAATATAAAAACAAGACGTTATTACGACAATAATGGTAGGGCGATTAGAGATGTAGACATGACGAATCATGGCAATGCTAAAAAACATCCTGAATATCCACATGAGCATTTTTGGTCCTATGATTCAGATGGTAATAATCCATCAAGAGATTAATTAAGGAGGTAAGAGCTATGGACTATAAAACAATGGCTGATAGTTTAGCATATGGCGAGGAATATAATTTTTACTATGAAGATGAGGAATATTGGATAAGTAAAAATAGTGATGGTAATTATTTGACGAAAGTATCTGATGGATACACGCAAGAGTTCAAGAACTCAAATGAGCTATTAGAAAAAGCTGAAATAAACGGGAAGTCTATAATGGAAATTTGGGAAGATATAAAAAATCAATTTTAAAATCAAACATACAAAGAATTTCAATGAATAAATAATAGCTCTCAAATAGTATAAATTAACTTTTTTGCCTAAAAAAGACATGTTTCTGTTATTTTTGGAGATTTTAGCCACTGATACGCGTTTAATTGGAGAAAAAATGTATGAGAGAGTCACTTCAACCCATTATTACTGCGAAACGTTGGGACAATAGCTGAAGTTAATACATGACTGGATAGATAGTGATTATTCTCTAGGCTTTAACACGTATAGCGGGGTTATGAGCAGCGAGTTTCAGGAAAATGTTTTTGCTTATTAGAAAAAAGCACTTTCATTTGAGGTTTTATAACAGAAAAATCATTTGATAATCCTATTTTAATACCACCTATGAAATTGAGTTTATCTGTTGAATGAAAATTATAGATATACATTAAGTAATCTATATGGATATTACTGTATCTCGTGACAAAATTTTCTTAAATATACTAAATTCAAACAGAAAATAAAAAGGTTATCTTTCATCAAATGGCTATACCCAGCCGTTTCAAGAAAGATAACCTTTTTAACAGAAACTATATAAACGGAGAAACGGGGATTCGAACCCCGGCGCGGCATACACCGCCTAACAGATTTCGAGTCTGTCCCCTTCAGCCGGACTTGGGTATTTCTCCTTTGTGACATAGAATGCCGACAAGAAATATTGTATAATAAAAATAGCTAAAATGCCAGTGTTTTTTATAAAAAGGAGGAGTCGGGGTGGAAAGAAAATTATTGGAGGAAATAAATTTACTTGAAAATAGAAAGCTAATTATAAATTTGAATTTAGTTGCCATTTTGATTGTATTTGTACTAACCGTCTTAGGAGTTGTTTTTTCAGGAGGGTTTGAGATTTCGAATGGATTTACGGGCATTTTTTGGCTCTTATTGGGGTATTTTTTATCACTCGTTATTCATGAAGCTGTTCACGGGATTTTCTTTAAAGCATTTTGTCCAAGTGGAAAAGTGAAATTTGGTTTTAAAAGTGGGATGGCTTATGCGACGAGTCCAGGGTCATTTTATACAAAAACACAATTCTTTATTATTTCGATTGCGCCATTTGTGGTTCTTACGGGGTTATTTATATTTCTTCGTTCTCTTGGGGTGAATGAAGCGGTCGTGTATTTGATCTTTGCGCTACACACTTCTGGCTGCGTGGGTGATTTTTATTATTGCATTTTACTAATTAATAAGCCTACTGGAATACTAGTGGAAGATACGGAAAAAGGGATTAATTTTTATTCAGAAGGTTAAGTTTGGTAACGATTACAACAAAGTGGTAGAATAAGGATATACTTTTAGGAAGAGGTGCTTGATTTGAAACGTATAACAATTGGTAATAGCGCTTTAACAGCTTCAGAAATTTCACTTGGATGTATGAGAATGGCGGATCTAAGTAAAGCGGACGCAAACAAAGTGATTAATACAGCACTTGAAAACGGCATTGATTTTTTTGACCACGCGGATATTTACGGTGGCGGTAAATCAGAAGAAGTTTTTGCTGATGGGATTGATATGAACCCAGCGATTCGGGAAAAAATGATTCTTCAATCAAAATGTGGTATTCGTCAAGGATTCTTTGATTTTTCAAAAGAGCATATCATTTCTTCTGTGGAAGGTAGCTTAAAGCGCCTGAAAACAGATTACTTAGATACACTTTTACTTCATCGTCCAGATACATTATTTGAGCCTGAAGAAGTAGCAGCAGCTTTTACAGAACTTGAGAAAAGTGGGAAAGTTCGTCATTTCGGCGTAAGTAATCAAAATCCTGGTCAAATCGAATTACTTAAAAAATATGTCGATCAAGACTTAATTGCGAATCAGTTACAATTTAGTATTATGCATACAGGAATGATTGATACTGGATTTAACGTAAATATGACGATTGATCCTTCGCTTGACCGTGATGGTGGTATTTTAGAATATAGTCGTTTAAACAATATGACGATTCAAGCTTGGTCACCGTTCCAATATGGCTTTTTTGAAGGGGTATTCCTCGATAATGATAAATTCCCTGAATTAAACAAAGTCATTGATAAAATTGCTGCAGATAAAGCTGTGACAAATTCAGCGATTGCGGTTGCTTGGATTCAGCGTCACCCAGCGAATTTCCAAACAGTAGTAGGAACGATGAATCCAGGGCGTCTAGCGGATATTGCTAAAGCTTCGGATGTTTCCTTAAGCCGTGAAGAATGGTATGAGATTTACCGTGCAGCTGGCAATCAATTACCATGATTTTATTCGACACTTGGGCATAATTGTTCAAGTGTTTTTTTATGTTTTCATTGATACTGAAATTCATTCTCATTTAGAAATCTGTTTTATCATTTAGGTTGAAATTGATATTAATAAGTGCTAGAATAATAGGTGAAAAGGAACGCCTATATACATGACTAATTATAATAATTATTGTTTAATCTGTTTTTCGCGATTGCGAGAGCAGATTTTTGTGTTTTTTAGGGTAATGGGAATAATTATCATTTAGAGAGGATGAGTGTGGTGAGACATTGGATGGAGCGGAATTGGCAGTTTGTTACCACCGGGATTAGTGGGATTTTGATTGTTATTGGTTGGATTTTTGGGAGCGAGGTAGGAGAAGTTTGGACGGCTGTTATTTTTCTTAGTGCATTTATTATTGGCGGTTTTGAACAAGCAAAAGAAGGAATTCAGGCCACGATAAAAACGAAAAAACTTAATGTCGAGCTATTGATGATTTTGGCGGCAACAGGGGCTTCGATAATCGGTTACTGGTTTGAAGGAGCCATACTTATTTTTATTTTTTCGGTTAGTGGTGCGTTAGAAACGTATACGACGAATAAAAGTAAGCGCGAAATCACCAAGTTAATGGCATTTCAACCAGAAAGTGCTTCAAGAATACTTCCAAATGGTGATATAGAAGAAGTTGCAGCGAAAGATTTGCGCATGGACGATATTGTTATTGTAAGACCAGGAGAAAGTGTGCCAATTGATGGCGTGATTGTGCGCGGCTCGACCACTTTAAATGAAGCGGCAATAAACGGCGAGTCGGTTCCCGCGATGAAAACAGTTGGGGCGGATGTGTTTGGTGGAACGGTGAATGTAAGTAGCGCGATTACTGTCAAAGTCACGCAAACATTTGAGAATACCATTTTTAGTAAGATTATTCGGCTGGTCGAAACTGCTCAAAATGAACCTTCTAAAACAGCGCGATTTATTGAACGATTTGAAGACTTTTATGTAAAAGCCGTGCTCTTATTTGTTTTGGTAATGATGTTCTTACCTCATTTCGCACTTGGTTGGTCATGGAACGAGACTTTTTATCGCGCTATGGTTTTACTCACAGTAGCATCACCGTGCGCACTCGTAGCCTCTGTTACACCGGCTACACTAGCAGCAATATCCAATGGAGCACGGCACGGGATTTTGTTTAAAGGTGGCGTTCATTTAGAAAATTTACGTGGAATAAAGGCTATTGCGTTTGATAAAACTGGGACTTTAACGAATGGGACGCCTCGACTGACAGACCGATTGTTTAAAGCAAATTCAGATGAAAAACGGATTATCAATGTGGTGGTAGCAATGGAACGGCAATCGTTACACCCATTAGCCTCAGCGCTCACAAAGGAATTAGAATCAGAAGTAACAGATAAGTTAATGGAAATCGACGTAACAGATGTACCTGGCTGGGGTGTGAAAGCGAATTACGACGGTGAAATTTGGCAAATCGGAAAAGCTGGTTTTGTTGGTGAAGATGCGGCGAAACAATTTTCGGGAGAGGCTTTTGAAAAGCTTGCGAGCGAAGGGAAAACGATTGTCTATGTAGCGGCAGCAGGTGAAGTTATTGCGATGTTTGCCCTTAAAGATACCTGTCGACCAGAAGCGATTCAGGCAATTACAGCGTTAAAAGCAAAAGGTATCAAAACAATCATGGTAACTGGTGATAATGAACAAACAGGGGCAGCAATTCAAACAGAGCTAGGAATGGATTATGTCGTAGCAGGTTGTTTGCCTGAAAAAAAGGTAGATGTTATCAAAGATTTATCAGCCACTTATGGAAATGTAGCGATGATTGGTGATGGAATTAATGATGCTCCAGCGCTTGCTCATGCTGCTGTTGGAATTGCGATGGGAGAAGGAACTGATATTGCGATGGAAACAGCCGATGTTGTATTGATGAAAAATGATTTAGAAAAAATTGCTTATGCGTATACACTTTCAGAACGACTTCACTGGATTAGTTGGCAAAATATTTGTTTTGCGATTGCGGTAATCATTACTTTAATAATAGCGAATGTTTTCCAATTAATTAATCTACCGTTTGGGGTAGTAGGGCATGAAGGAAGTACGATTTTGGTGATTTTGAACGGTTTAAGATTATTAAAAACCAACCGTAAACTATAAATTGTTTGACTGCTCGTCTATTCCTAGTCTAAGATAGATGAGCAGTTTCTTTTTTGCTATAAAAGGGTATTACAAGATAGATTGGAGATGAGTACATGAAGAAAATTAATTGGACGCAGTGGGTAGCACTGTTTGTTTTTGCATCAATGGGTGTTTCTGTGGTATTTACTATTTTCGAAATATTCACAGCACCAATAAAGCAACCGGCCACTGGACCGCATGTAACGCTAAGAGGGGATTATATTTTTTTACTATTTGAAATTTTGTTAGGTATTATCATTTTGTTATTACCATCCATTATTTCAAGACGATTTAAATTTGAAATACCCGGACTTGTTTATATTTTGTTTATCATTTTTTTATATGGTTCCATTTATCTCGGAACCGTGCAACAGTTTTACTCCAACGTACCTCATTGGGACAAAATTCTCCATACCTTTAGCGGAGCGATGTTAGGGGCAATCGGTTTTTCTTTTGTCAGTTTGTTAAATGCTAATAGTAAAGTAGTAATGAATTTAAAGCCTGGTTTTATTGCCGTTTTTGCTTTTTGCTTTGCGGTTACGATGGGTGCGTTCTGGGAAGTTTATGAGTATACTTTTGACGGCATTATGAATTTGAATATGCAACGTTATAACCTTTCAAACGGAACACCGCTAACTGGCCGAGCTGCACTTCAAGACACGATGACGGATATTATTGTCGATATAATCGGCGCATTATTCATCGTCATCATTGGCTACCTCGCTTTGAAAAAAGGTCGCCCGTGGATGGAACGATTTGAATTCAAACGAAAAAATTGGAAAAAAGAGCCTAAGAAAAAATAAACTAGAAAACATCTGTTCAGTGTAGCAGATGTTTTTTTGATGCACACTATTAAGAACAAATTTGGGGCTATGAAATGATTGACGCCATCTTGGAACTTTTTTACACTTAATGTGAGCAGTAAAACTATAAAGGAGTGAGGAAATGTTTTTAGATTCGGGGAACTTAGACGAAATAAAGAAAGCGCTTCAATTTCCGTTTTTTGAAGGGGTAACAACAAATCCAACTATTTTATTAAAAGAAAACCAACCGAGAAAAACGCATATTGCACAAATTTCTGCCAAATTAGTGTTTGTTCAAGCGGCGGGCTTAACAGAAGCAGAAATCTGGGATGATGTTTTACGAATTCAAGCAATTCAGCCAGCTGATGGAACGACAATCGGCTTGAAAATACCAGCCCATGAAGCAGGTATCAAAGTAATGACAAAAGTTCGCGCCAAGTTTCCTGATGCGATTATTTTAGCAACAGCGATTTTTTCATCGGAGCAAGGTTATATTGCGTCGCTTGCTGGAGCAGATTATTTGGCGCCTTATTATAATCGGATGGAAGTAAGCGGATTAGATGCCGCGAAAACGATAGAAGAATTACGATATGTATTAGATTTACAAGGTTTGCAAGCGGTAAAAATCATGGGGGCAAGCTTTAAAAATAGTCGACAAATTATGCAGGCGCTTGCGAGCGGGGCAGATACAGTGACAATCGGCTATGATTTATTCTTACAAATGATGAATAAACCGTTAGCGCTTGAAAGTATTGAGAAGTTTAATGAACACAATGACGCTTTACCCAAATAACGAAAAAGGAAGTATCTGGCAAAAACAGATACTTCCTTCTTTTATTTATCTTCATCACGTAATGGTAAATTATTTACATAACTGTCAGAGTACTGTAAAAGTTTGCGGCTCGCATCGAATTTTTTCTTCACATCACTAGATAATGCTTTGTCTGTTCCGTTGTAATTCGTTGCGGCACCGGTTTCGAAGCTTTCGTCTGGTTGGTACATGTAGGAGTCAGTGAAATAGCTTCCTTCTGGCATCGTGTAGCGCTCAGGAACATAGTTGTTAGAAGTGTTTAAGATATCTTCACCAAACATAATTTGTTCTCCAGTATCAATACCAAGCAAATTCATTACGGTCGGCATAATATCAACTTCACCGCCGACATTTTTGATTTCGCCTGGGTTTTCCATTCCTGGATAATGTAAGAAGAATGGAATGCGGTAGTCGTCTGCTGGGTCTGCTTTTAGCTCAGTGGAACGATTAACGTATTTTTTTTGTTCTTCTGGAAGTTGATCGGTTTTAATAATATGATGATCGCCGTAGAAAACAACTACAGAGTCATCCCAAATGCCGCTGTCTTTTAGTTTTTGAATAAAGATACCAAGTTGTTTGTCCGCATAATGAACCGCTTCGAAATAATTACCAAGCTCTGTATCTTTTAAATCACTAGGTAAATTAATTTCTTGTTTATCTTTAGGAATATCAAATGGCATATGGCTACTGACGCTAATTAACTGTGCATAGAATTTCTGGTCTTTTTTATATTGCTCTTCTAGGATCGGAAAAGCTTTGTTGTAAAGCACTTCATCACTTGGAGAAAAGCCAATAACATCTTCATCACCAAAGAATTTTCGGTCGTAAAACTTATCGAACCCAACTGCCGGATAAAATTCATCTCGATTGTAGAAACTTGCATCATTGGTGTGGAATGTTTCTGTGGCATAATCATTTTTACCAAGCAAACGAGGCATCGACGGAATTACACGGTCTCCGTATGTTTGCGTATTCGTATAATAACCACTCGGGAAAGTCGATGTATAAACGGACCATTCCGCATCTGCAGTATTTGATTTTGAAACGGTTTGGAAAAATTTGTTGGAATACATTGTTTCGTCTTCTAAACTGTCTAATGTCGGTGTAATAGATTGACCATTAATTTTGACATTCGTTAGGTTACGTTGGAAAGATTCGAGTTGGACGATAATAAGGTTTTTTCCTTTAGCAGTTCCGAAATAATCTGGATTTTCATTTCGATCTACGCCTTTGATATCACGGACGTTTTGCGCGGTTATATCAGCCGCTTTTACATGGTCAGAACCAGTGATTGCTGCACTAACATTAAAAGTGAAAATCCCCATTCGTTTAGCTCGTTTGGAGTCGCTGATAATATTTTGTTGCATCATGAAATAAGTAAAGCCACTAAGAACGAGCAAAATACTAAGCGACGAAATACCATATACACGGCTTGTCAAACGGAAAGACGGGAAGTCATGGCCTTTTTTAATATTCCAGTAAAGGATAAATGGCAATAAAATAATATCAATAATATAAAGCCAGTCAGTTCCGTTTAATAAGCTGGTAGCACTTGTTTTCACTACACCAACTTCACCAATTAAGGAGAAACTATGGTAAGTAGGGATTTCGTTGTAAAAACGAGCGTAAAGAACGCAAATAAGCATTAAAACCCCGACAAATAGTGACATTCCAGCATACCAATAAACATGCGAACGAACTGGGGCGAATAAGTGAATCAGCCCAAGAATTAGTACAATGAAAAGCAAGTCCATTCCGAGCGCTAGGAAATTTGGCGTTTTGAAAATTTGAAAATAGGCAAAAGTAAACTTACCAACAATTAATAAAAAATAAAATAAAATCAACTGAATTCCTCTTTCTAGCATGCTTTGTGGCAAATATGCACAAATCCATTCCTTCTAATTTTAGCTTATGCGAGCAAACAGTGCAAATCATGAAAGATGATTCTGATATATTTGGGTAATAGGTTCTACTTTAGTGCAGATTGATTAGAATTTGTACCTTTTTTCACAAAACTATTGACCTTTAAAGCGTAAAAGTATATTATTTGATAAGATTGTAAAAAGGTAGGAGAAAAAATGAATTCATTATTTAGAAAAAAGCCATTGAACGATTTACTGCATAATAAAAGCGGCAGTACACATTTAAAGCAAACACTTGGAGCTTTTGATTTAACTTTGCTTGGTGTTGGAGCAATTGTTGGAACGGGAATATTTATTTTACCTGGAACGGTTGCTGCGAAAAGCGCGGGACCAGCGATTATCTTTTCTTTTGTGATTGCGGCAATTGTTTGTGCGATCGCAGCAATGTGTTATTCTGAGTTTGCTTCCAGCGTACCGGTTGCAGGGAGCGCTTATACATATGGCTACGTGGTTTTTGGAGAGTTAATTGGTTGGTTGCTTGGTTGGGCACTTATTTTAGAATACGGGCTTGCTGTTGCTTCTGTTGCGAGTGGTTGGTCTTCTTATTTAAATGCTTTGCTTTCAGGTTTCCATATTACCATTCCGAAAGCTGTATCTGGGCCTTTTAATCCAGAACTAGGTACATTTATTAATTTACCAGCAATTTTCATCGTATTAATCATCGCTTTTTTATTAACACTTGGAATAAAGGAGTCAACGAGAGTAAATACGATTATGGTAGCTCTCAAAGTTGGCGTCATTTTATTATTCTTAGTGGTTGGCGTGTTTTATGTGAAACCAGATAATTGGCAACCGTTCATGCCGTATGGAATAAGTGGTGTGATGAACGGGGCGGCATTAGTATTTTTTGCTTACTTAGGTTTTGATGCAGTTTCTTCCGCGGCAGAAGAAGTGAAAAACCCACAGCGAACGATGCCGATTGGAATTATTGGTTCATTGTTAATCTGTACGGTATTGTATGTAGCTGTTTCGGCTGTTTTAACGGGAATGGTTCCATATACGGATTTAAATGTAACGGATCCGGTGGCGTATGCACTTCAAGTTATTCATCAAGATTGGGTGGCAGGAATTGTGTCACTTGGAGCAGTAATTGGGATGATTACAGTTA from the Listeria seeligeri serovar 1/2b str. SLCC3954 genome contains:
- a CDS encoding transaldolase family protein, with amino-acid sequence MFLDSGNLDEIKKALQFPFFEGVTTNPTILLKENQPRKTHIAQISAKLVFVQAAGLTEAEIWDDVLRIQAIQPADGTTIGLKIPAHEAGIKVMTKVRAKFPDAIILATAIFSSEQGYIASLAGADYLAPYYNRMEVSGLDAAKTIEELRYVLDLQGLQAVKIMGASFKNSRQIMQALASGADTVTIGYDLFLQMMNKPLALESIEKFNEHNDALPK
- a CDS encoding DUF3267 domain-containing protein, translated to MERKLLEEINLLENRKLIINLNLVAILIVFVLTVLGVVFSGGFEISNGFTGIFWLLLGYFLSLVIHEAVHGIFFKAFCPSGKVKFGFKSGMAYATSPGSFYTKTQFFIISIAPFVVLTGLFIFLRSLGVNEAVVYLIFALHTSGCVGDFYYCILLINKPTGILVEDTEKGINFYSEG
- a CDS encoding aldo/keto reductase, whose translation is MKRITIGNSALTASEISLGCMRMADLSKADANKVINTALENGIDFFDHADIYGGGKSEEVFADGIDMNPAIREKMILQSKCGIRQGFFDFSKEHIISSVEGSLKRLKTDYLDTLLLHRPDTLFEPEEVAAAFTELEKSGKVRHFGVSNQNPGQIELLKKYVDQDLIANQLQFSIMHTGMIDTGFNVNMTIDPSLDRDGGILEYSRLNNMTIQAWSPFQYGFFEGVFLDNDKFPELNKVIDKIAADKAVTNSAIAVAWIQRHPANFQTVVGTMNPGRLADIAKASDVSLSREEWYEIYRAAGNQLP
- a CDS encoding LTA synthase family protein codes for the protein MILFYFLLIVGKFTFAYFQIFKTPNFLALGMDLLFIVLILGLIHLFAPVRSHVYWYAGMSLFVGVLMLICVLYARFYNEIPTYHSFSLIGEVGVVKTSATSLLNGTDWLYIIDIILLPFILYWNIKKGHDFPSFRLTSRVYGISSLSILLVLSGFTYFMMQQNIISDSKRAKRMGIFTFNVSAAITGSDHVKAADITAQNVRDIKGVDRNENPDYFGTAKGKNLIIVQLESFQRNLTNVKINGQSITPTLDSLEDETMYSNKFFQTVSKSNTADAEWSVYTSTFPSGYYTNTQTYGDRVIPSMPRLLGKNDYATETFHTNDASFYNRDEFYPAVGFDKFYDRKFFGDEDVIGFSPSDEVLYNKAFPILEEQYKKDQKFYAQLISVSSHMPFDIPKDKQEINLPSDLKDTELGNYFEAVHYADKQLGIFIQKLKDSGIWDDSVVVFYGDHHIIKTDQLPEEQKKYVNRSTELKADPADDYRIPFFLHYPGMENPGEIKNVGGEVDIMPTVMNLLGIDTGEQIMFGEDILNTSNNYVPERYTMPEGSYFTDSYMYQPDESFETGAATNYNGTDKALSSDVKKKFDASRKLLQYSDSYVNNLPLRDEDK
- a CDS encoding T7SS effector LXG polymorphic toxin, with translation MSRIDMAELNDFLHGLRASNAEAKGMIRKIKEAAMDYTQNHSLKGAAVSTSKAYFSSTYTSITQSILEALDESEERLAQYIREFGDQVDSSPSCKIDAQVLQEVMDKVSQLQRKEETLQEQLTAPNTRPDMQEVYAVKTKSAHTQLLKAIEKENILEKYIAFEQSHGQFFSALDELIRATGQAVQELLDKVTFNDQTGTYSIPKSTTASLQRMKKALDTARTENDKDPYPESFEDYTLLAYTYVNDRGETVTMWLLEKDGKRANNKELQAFLEEHGNDLNPVLYTELSGEELERKVNDAWKDGVNYLNGQKVSGPSAGILKSFAYVASMKDAMDDAGLTEMSLSLGFGIAAARNKAIISKKTREPETNRVDTNQRERILKNIEESKKAREASNFKDYLKREKIVLEKIKKRNSKKTVESNLGNEIDITPLANHKTVESNPGPYGEPNSSVDILDKKGNIKTRRYYDNNGRAIRDVDMTNHGNAKKHPEYPHEHFWSYDSDGNNPSRD
- a CDS encoding amino acid permease; this encodes MNSLFRKKPLNDLLHNKSGSTHLKQTLGAFDLTLLGVGAIVGTGIFILPGTVAAKSAGPAIIFSFVIAAIVCAIAAMCYSEFASSVPVAGSAYTYGYVVFGELIGWLLGWALILEYGLAVASVASGWSSYLNALLSGFHITIPKAVSGPFNPELGTFINLPAIFIVLIIAFLLTLGIKESTRVNTIMVALKVGVILLFLVVGVFYVKPDNWQPFMPYGISGVMNGAALVFFAYLGFDAVSSAAEEVKNPQRTMPIGIIGSLLICTVLYVAVSAVLTGMVPYTDLNVTDPVAYALQVIHQDWVAGIVSLGAVIGMITVILVMSYGATRLIFAMGRDGLLPKVLAEISEKHHTPVKNTWIFAVVVAIISGLVPLDKLAELVNIGTLLAFMMVSIGIIFLRKNKSIQQSGFKVPFYPVLPIISFLLCAFLISRLSVHTWISCGIWFVIGLIVYFVYGRKHSELSDK
- a CDS encoding heavy metal translocating P-type ATPase, translated to MSVVRHWMERNWQFVTTGISGILIVIGWIFGSEVGEVWTAVIFLSAFIIGGFEQAKEGIQATIKTKKLNVELLMILAATGASIIGYWFEGAILIFIFSVSGALETYTTNKSKREITKLMAFQPESASRILPNGDIEEVAAKDLRMDDIVIVRPGESVPIDGVIVRGSTTLNEAAINGESVPAMKTVGADVFGGTVNVSSAITVKVTQTFENTIFSKIIRLVETAQNEPSKTARFIERFEDFYVKAVLLFVLVMMFLPHFALGWSWNETFYRAMVLLTVASPCALVASVTPATLAAISNGARHGILFKGGVHLENLRGIKAIAFDKTGTLTNGTPRLTDRLFKANSDEKRIINVVVAMERQSLHPLASALTKELESEVTDKLMEIDVTDVPGWGVKANYDGEIWQIGKAGFVGEDAAKQFSGEAFEKLASEGKTIVYVAAAGEVIAMFALKDTCRPEAIQAITALKAKGIKTIMVTGDNEQTGAAIQTELGMDYVVAGCLPEKKVDVIKDLSATYGNVAMIGDGINDAPALAHAAVGIAMGEGTDIAMETADVVLMKNDLEKIAYAYTLSERLHWISWQNICFAIAVIITLIIANVFQLINLPFGVVGHEGSTILVILNGLRLLKTNRKL